tgatacagtgctcggattgagctgaacttTTATAagcagctataaaacatcatttcctacaactttcatgttttaacctcaGGCTGATTTGGCCTCCATCATGACCGaaagaaccgggcagaacagggtcagttgaaaccctaaactggaattttcgcaccaaaacagaaattttcggcaaccaatcatatccaacatatacaaactccattttacactataacaaaccatcaatccatgactaaacaataattactatctaaaaacagaaaaatcactaataaataaaaaatccatcaaaactcaaCTTCCAACCATAAAACCTACTTCAAATCAATATATTTAGCCACAAAAGCCATTAATTTACAACTACTAGGAACAAAGGAAGGTGTTCTTATCAATTTACCTTAGAACCTCAAggaaaatggtagcttagtctTTCCTtcttcaaaacaactccaccaacatcTTTAAGCTTTCCTAGtgatcacttgtatggagtagattcAAGTTTGGTTAGCTAGAacacaagatttgagcaagtttggaagctaaaattgaagagctctctcttttgttttctcctCAAGAGCAGCCGGCCAAGGCAAAGAAAATTGAGagaaaattggtcaaaaattggttttagtaaaggtgatgaatagtaagtcaaaagccATCTTCCAATGGTATCATGACACTTGGCCTTTCTAGTGTTTTCCCTAATCCCTTGGTTTCCAATGGTTATATCATATAacaaacctctaattatccttTAGCACCTTGttaaataataacacttagtacaaaactcacttagtcaccaaaatcacatcgcacttaccgcactagcgggtcccacgtctataacgcacttcaaattaacgtacactaactcatactagaaaaatgattttaaaactgtacttacttataaaaatgcatagaaaatttaatatttctaaggaaagtataaaatgtaggcaaagaaatagaataatgctgagaaaatgtgaaaaaattttttgggttctcacaatcAGATTCAGGTTGCTCCTGAAATGGTACTCAAAAGGAGGGCCATACTATGAAACCACCAACCAGTGTCACAAGTCTTGATCAAATGGGTCAATCTGGGATTTGAAGAAGCTACTCGGGAGGACCTTGATTTCATCAAACACCGGTTTCCAAAATTCCATCCTTGAGGACAAGAATGCTCTGAAGGCGAGGGTATTGTCAGGAATCATAAGTGATGCGACGTAGTTCTGGAGTGCGACGTAGTTTTGGGTGTGATTTCATACTCTTGCGGGTAAACGGTGTCGTTGCACTGAAAGTTAGTTAGGAAATCTGTTATATTTGTTTCAGtatatttgtttcaattagTTACAAGTCTGTTAGCATTGTTGAAGTGTAAATAATGCTATAAATAGCATAAGGGTGGTGAAAGGAGGTAGTCAGATTGATAATCagatttttcaaatgaaaatatCTTCTCATTCCTCTCAGTTCATGAACAcctctccctctctttcttttttccgcAAATTATCAGGTTGAATCCTGACAATCTAATGGAATGAGGGATGGACCCGATCAAATCTGTTGACACATTAGTTGAACCAGAAACCCGTCCATTTTTTAATTGagttcatttttaaaaataaggatGTGGGTCTCtgtttttggattaaaaaatatatatcttTTGACGAGATTTAAACTTGGAACTCTTTTTAAAATGTGCATGAGACTTTATCATTAGTCTTAAAGTAGgaattttcactttgatccCTAAAACACAAAGTGAATACTTTAGTCCTTAAAGTATAAAACTTCCTCCATTTAATTAAAGTCTATCCCAATTTAGTCTCAACAGTACAAAATCTATCTCACTTTAAtccttaaaatataaaatatgtcATACTTAAATATGTAGTCTTTTCCACTTTAGGAACTAAAGTTTAAAAGTTTTATATTTGAAGGACTAAAGTGGACAAATTTACTTTGGCAGGAAATATTTTATATGTTAGTCCCTAGAGTAGGACAAatataaacttttttttataatgacaaatatatatacttaagtTTGACAGATATTTCAGGGACTAAAGTATTATCTTTTAAGTTTAGAGATTAAAACAGGAATGTAATTATAAATGAGGGGTTCTAAGTTAAACTAATACCCTATCCACCGATCGAACCACTGAACCATCCGTCTGGCTCCTCCCTCGGCCGAAGTTTGGTAACTGCGTGTCAAAAATTGTTTATGACATTATCAGCTCCCATTCACGAGTTGTCAACATCCATATTGTGAAAGCGTTACACGACAAAGTATTCAGTCCACGCTTTAATGATCCCACCATCTGTAATATCCACGCCTTCAATGCTCCCTCCGTAAAATATCCTCGCGCTTAACGGTTAACCTCCTAGTATTTTCTTCTTTCAAGAAAAAGCCAAAAAGgtccaaaaaatatatatatattcgaaACGACGTAGTATTATGTAAGATAAAGCATCTCAGTCTCTGTTTCATAGCATCGTCATTTCATCATTTCTTTCTTCACTGTGATAACCCTAAAGCCCAACAAGAATTCTGCATAGTCAGCTGAAGAGGACGGAGGAAAAGCGGAACCATCGGATCCAAGATCAGTAATCAATCTCGGCAATGGCGATGGCTGCGTTGAGGAGAGAGGGCAGGCGCTTCGCCACCCCTCTGATGTCTGCCAACCCTGCCAACACCCTTCGATCGTCTCTCTTACCGTCCGAGTAATTACTGTCTCCGTCAAACGAAAATCCCTATCTAATAGTAGTATATTAGTTTTCGTGCCTGTGAGAAATCCCTATCTATAGtcgtttgtgtgtgtgtgtgcgcgcttttatttttattattttttaaataattttgttaTCATTGTTTCCATAGAAGCGTTGATTCAGTGTTTCTATTCCGGATTGTCTCGGCGAAATGACAGGAATTAAGTTTCTGAATACTGTAGAAACACAAGAAATGAAAAGATGAGCTGCTTTCTGAGTTTTTTTAAATGCTTATTGACGACATCTGATTAGGATTCGATACAGTTTCTCATTACATTTTAAACTAAAAATTGCATAGTGTgcttttttgaatgttttatgcCAATGTTGGTTTGGATTGGAGGATAAATTGCTGTGGACTGGCTGCTGATTCATTACCTGTTAGATGTTTTGCCTGTGTTGTGCTTGTAGGTCTCAGCTTTAGTTTTAGTGTTTAAGCTATTCGATGGGGAAAGTCTGCCCTCGCTGAGCAGATATTGCTGCCGGCTGGTGGGAAGAGTAACTATAGAAATTGATAAGCGAGATAGCCTCTTATCAAGCCTCTGCTATGTAAACTGGGTAGTCATACAGAGAAAGCAGATAGAAATGGAGATGGTTGCATTGCTGAGCTATAGGATTTCTGCTTTTGACTGGCGAAGATAAAGGAGGATGGTTGAATGGAAAATTTCTGAAATCTTCTTCAATTGCTTAAGCAGGGAGAAATTTTTAGACGGAGGTGTCTTTTTGAGTGCATCGAAGCAGTGCAAGCCTCAAATTTTGTATGCTTGAAATATGATTTGTAAACTAATATGCACTAGGTAGAAAATGGTTATTGTCCTTTCAATAGGAAAAGGGGTAGTGTTAAAGATATACATAGCGATTTAGTTTGCAAGTTTTCAAGTTGAGAATATCTCTGTGAGGTCAGATTGTGGTAAATACCTTGTACCCCTCTTAAATAACTTTATGTGGGGTTGCGCAGTCATCATAAGGAagttgaatttctttttttggtgCTTGAAGTTCTTATGTTGGCTTCTTACTTTTTTCTTGGAAAGCCTTTCTTTACTGAGCATATATTCATGACAGTTTCAAGTGGATATTGAGAGGTTCTATGTACTGTACTTTCATAAATTTTTAGCTCTATCCGTAGGTACCTTTTCATCGCCTGATTACCACCTAGTTACGGTCCATGTGCGGAAGACCTCATATTATATTCATTTTGTTGTAAAAGGACATGTTCTCTATGTTCAAGTCTCTTATACTGTCTTAACAAGCATACTTTGTAATTTTGGCAATCACTTTCTGGCATTCTTTATTTAATAGTACTGTTCTAAGTGATGCCATTTGTGCAGGGAGCAGGCCATTCTTGGAGTTCGTAGTATTTCAACTCAAGTTGGTAAGGAATTATTTGTATTCATAGTGCTGCTTTTTAACTATCAAATATTTTTTTGGCATTCTCTGGGATTTCTTCAAGTGTTGCATGACTTTTAATACTGAGTATCTGTGTGACAATACTCTTCTGCAGTCCGGAACCGCATGAGGAGTGTCAGGAATATTCAGAAAATTACAAAGGCAATGAAGATGGTTGCAGCTTCTAAATTGCGAGCTATTCAGACTAGAACTGAAAATTCGCGTGGCCTCTGGCAGCCATTCACTGCTCTTCTGGGTGACCTCCCAAGTAAGTTGGTGGAGAATTTTTTGGTAACTGACCTATGGGGTTGAATCACTAACTTAGAGCGACAATTTGTGTCTTTAATATCTTTtagaaactctttttttttctgtttctttttagAAGGATAccattttcctcttttcttgacAAGTAGCATCAGCTTTATTTCTGTTATCTCCCTTCAGACCTGAAATACTTCTATATATTGTTGCTCTAGCACTTCTTTTACGATGGTTTAATCTCATTGTTTGTTTTGCATTCTGATTCACACGAACATTAATAGACTAAAGTTGGGCTAAAAGATGAACCAAACTACTTGATACTCAAATTGAGCTCAGCTTGGTAAGAGCTTGCTCGAGCTTGGTTTGCTAACTAGTCAAGCCAAGCTTGAACAGTGTTTTATGCTCGATGAACGGCCCGAGCTTGGTTTGATAAGTATAAAATTGGATTTTATATGTAAAAATGTCAAGCTGCTCGGGCTTGACACGAGTTTGGTTCAATAAAAGCTCATCCAGACTTGGTTCAGCAAATAAATGAGCCAagtttgaacaaaatttcaaactcattaaaataatcaaacaagctTGAACACTAAGGTGTTCAGCTTGATTGGGCTTGTTGACCCCCATAGACTGAACTTTTAGAGAAGAATAGATTATCATGTGGGAAGTTCTTATAAGTAGATGTTGCAGAGTGTTTCATCCTCATTTCTTCTGACATATTAAATCCCAATCTTGTGCTTGCACATTAATCTCGAATAGGGGATGGCAGGAGGGTCTGTGCACCCTGTGAAAGAGTATTATATCCAGTTGCTCATTTTATCTATATCCATCCATGTCTGATTTGTCTTCATTGCCAATGGACGTGTCCTTCTAATGTCCTAAGAAACTTGTCATTAGCTGCTGCCAGTATACTGGGTGTTCTGCTATGCATCCGTGTTGTTGTGTGATATTAGGAATTCTGTCTTATCTGATAAATTACAACCAACTTCAACAGGCTTTTATTGTATTATATTTAGTTGTGATTGTTCCTCCTTAACGCTTTTTGTTGTATTAGGTGTTGATGTCAAGAAGACAGTTGTTGTTACCGTATCTTCAGACAAAGGTCTTTGTGGTGGCATTAATTCTACATCTGTCAAGATAAGCAGGGCACTTCACAAGTTGAATTCTGGTATTTTCCAAACTTTTTGGTTTCCCCAAGTTCATGTACCTCTAGTTCATGGTTACTAGTTGATCTTCATATCATATTAGGGCCTGAAAAGGAAGCTAAATATGTTGTTCTGGGGGAAAAGGCCAAGGCTCAACTGGTTCGAGACTCAAAGAAACATATTGAGCTCTCCATGACTGAGCTGCAAAAAAATCCTCTTAATTACACTCAGGTTAATAATTCTACTTCTTGTGGCATGAAATATTGTAGAAGACTCCATGTGTAAGCTTACTTGTAGTGATTGCTTTTACATTCTACTTGGCTTAGTGTTTATGTTCATACTGGTAAATGGTTATTCATATTGGTCGCTGTTTTTCTGGACCTTGGCTCATTAGACATTGACTGaatgttaaaatttttgaactttgcTTTATCTgcctttttttccccccttcccCCTCGAAACTTCTAAGATTTGAGCTAATACACATGCTTGCAAGCAGTAAAATTGATTTCctctttatcttttttgttttgtgcaTTCTTATGGATTGCTTATGAAATAAGGGATCGTTGATGCTGCATTTGCAGAAGAAGAAGCTTTCCTGTTGGGCGTGATGTTTGTCTTTGAAATTGATTCTTGTGTAGTCGTCATATAAACAGAATCTTTTGGGACCCATAGTCTCTGTCTTTGCAgtattttattgatgaaaatTAGATAATAGTTGCATGGTTGTTTCCTCTACACCCAAGAAAACTAACTTGATATATAGTTGTTCTTGATATACTTTATCAGCTCCCTGTAACCCAACTTTATCACGTTTGTGCAGGTTTCTGTGCTTGCAGATGACATTTTAAAGAATGTTGAATTTGATGCATTAAGGCTTGTCTTCAACAAATTTCATTCAGTTGTCTCATTTATGCCGACTACAGCTACAGTGCTATCACCTGAGGTTAAAATAACTTTGCAACTGCATTGTTTCGTGGAAGTTTTGTAATGTTACTCACCACGCAATTCATGTACAGGTTGTGGAGAGAGAAGCTGAGTCTGGTGGGAAGCTTGGGGATCTGGATTTGTATGAAATTGAAGGTGCTGAGACAAAGGGAGAAGTTCTTCAGAATCTGGCAGAATTCCAGTTTTCTTGTGTATGCACTTGGCCTTTCTGGTGCATTATGTCTTCTGTTCAAATGTACCATGAGAAGACAGTTCACTTATGTTTACTCTGCTCAGAAACTATGGGAGTGTGTCATTTGTGGTATTTGGAAAATCATAAGGGTCTTATTGTTTTTATATTGTGATTGATTGAATAAGAATGAATATGGAGTATTTTGGATGTTGTGATAAATTTGTCTGGGTATATAATTTCCATTGCAGAATTAATTATGTGCCAAAGCATCTATATGGAACAGATTATTGTCCATCCTTTGCTAAttggaatttttcttttttaggtcTTGTTCAATGCAGTTTTGGAGAATGCTTGTAGTGAGCAAGGAGCACGGATGTCTGCAATGGATAGCTCCAGTAGAAATGCTGGCGAGATGCTTGACCGCCTCACCCTTGCTTATAAcaggtctctctctctctctctctctcgtgcTGGTGCATATCTGCACCCCGTGTAACATAATCAACCAGTTATGCACTCTATCAGGAATTGAAGCAATCAATTGGTGAATTATGCATACCTTGTTCGAGATGTGTTGAACATCGACATGATTTTTACATCCTCGGACATTGGTTGCTAATATCAACCACTTTAGAAGAATAGTGCAAATATAATTGCAGAAAGAGCttctttgctttctttctttctttctttcttttttttggtacatTTGCAGAAAGAGCTTGTTTACATCTAGAAGAGCCTACAAGCTCAAAGTTTGTTGGAATAAAGTACAAAAACAGGATTTAGAATATTACTGCTTCTTAAACATGAATAAGTTAAAAAAGACCTCTCAAGTCAGATTCGGCTACTTCCAACTTCTGTTTCTCATCACAATTACTTCTAAACCTTCTTGCATTCTTGTTAGTCCTAATTTTCTTTAGATGTTTATCACTTAAGAGGGATCATCTTTGAAATCTTTTTCTATGTTATCTTATTTGTACGTTTGAAAGCATAGGTGTACTGAAAGTTTGAATTATATGTCGCAAGTACTTTTCCTCATCAACTCTGCTTCTAGCTTCACGCTAAGAAAGTACATCGACAAGATGTTTAAGCATTACTGCTTTTGTAGTCTCATGTAATTCTGACCCTGTCTTGGAATTTGAATGCATGTTTCAATTCTAcatttaattaaaacaaatgtgTTTCTCAAGAGATTAACAGTAAATAGGTTATATATGTGAGAACTAACTGATTTACCATTAATATGAAAGCATTCAAGTCAATTATTATAAATGAGCATTTGACTCACATCTCACCCCTGCGAGATGACATGGACAAGCTAACATAACCCTCTTGAGAAAAGATATGTTATTGACAACTTTTGATGGTCTTCTTGCACAGAACTTATTGACAAGATGCTTTTTGATTAGTTAGTTATCTGCCTTTCTCATTAATCTTTGCTTTGGTATCTTTTAATAGAACCCGGCAGGCTTCCATCACCACTGAGCTTATTGAGATTATTTCTGGAGCTTCTGCGCTGACGGGCTAGTTGCACAGCCTTGCTCTACATCTTCTGACGTTGAGGAAATAAAATCGAGGCAAAGACTTAATTTGCACCTTGTACATCAAGAGCTTATTCTGTcattcatatttttcttttactctGCAACTTCCTGATTGTCACTGTTTGCTGTCAAAAGTTTTTTTGTTGAACTGCAAGCTTAAAGGCTCATGAATGAAAGGTGATTGAGATGCTCAATTGGCTAAATATTAGTTGCTTGAAGGTGTCTGCAATTTATTTGGTAAATTTGGTTATGTGGTACCCAATATTTTATTACAGATATACACGTGTGAGTAGAGATATGTTCTGCGTCTACCCTGCAATTGCATTGGAATTAGGAAATTTAGGCGCAAAAAGTCAGCGAACGCAGAATCTGATGACAGATATCCGTTGCTTTTGGGTTAATTTCGATTTGCACCCTGCAGCTACATTCAAACTCTGGTACCTAAACATCAAAATTGCTAATATCAAACCGGTTGTAGTTTTTGGGTTTTGGATGCAGAGAAAATTAAATTAACCAACTTGGATGAGGGCCTGTGCAATTGCAGTCGCAACTTGAATGtgtttgtactttttttttcctggaaTTGTATCGCAGTGTTTGAGTTTTGTGcgtaatccaaaaaaaaaatttaaaatgtaaAAAAGTTGCTTTACACTTGTAGCACATATTAATGCTTTTAATATGCTTGCGCATGCATTAGTTGTTTTAGTATATGCGTTGCATTTAACCATTGTTACTAGCGATTACAGAGTCCCGTGATCCTGAATTTGACTAATGTAGCAATACTCAAGAAACATGAATTCTATGTGAAAGTGATGCTTTAGAATGTAAACCGAAAAAAGGGAAAGGGATCCGATATTTACCAGTGAGATTGATGACCACGAAATTTTTTAGACACACTTGgaattcttcttttcaaaacaGCACAAACATTTTACTGCAACAGAGATTGCTTCACTTTGTTAATTCGAGTGTGGGTACTTTTTCCTTATTATAATTTACAGTTAGGTTTTAACTAGATAGTCAATACTCCCAGCAAAGGTCCAAAAAATGTGTcaacaatttcaattttttaatgaTACTAGTTATGAACAGAATTCTGTTAAAAAAGTTAACAACCTTGTTTGTACCCTTGCAATGAACATAGAAGACTAATAACGTGCAAACCAACTTTATAGCAAGAAGCGATAAAGCGATTGGGTTGTGGTTCAATGGTTTGGGAAAGTCTCTTAGAATTCTTCCGCGTACCAAGATTAGGGGGGGTTGAATCTCACTTGGTATGCATCAAGGGGAAGCATAGTGTTTCctttcatcaaaaaattcacaaaatgcaGCAGTGCATCTGTTTGGTCTGGAGGTACACCTTCAACTTCATATAAGTTCAGTTAAGCTCCCTCCTCCACTCTATAGCATAAGAATAGAGTAGATTATTAACATTAGATT
This region of Coffea arabica cultivar ET-39 chromosome 3c, Coffea Arabica ET-39 HiFi, whole genome shotgun sequence genomic DNA includes:
- the LOC113734869 gene encoding ATP synthase subunit gamma, mitochondrial-like; protein product: MAMAALRREGRRFATPLMSANPANTLRSSLLPSEEQAILGVRSISTQVVRNRMRSVRNIQKITKAMKMVAASKLRAIQTRTENSRGLWQPFTALLGDLPSVDVKKTVVVTVSSDKGLCGGINSTSVKISRALHKLNSGPEKEAKYVVLGEKAKAQLVRDSKKHIELSMTELQKNPLNYTQVSVLADDILKNVEFDALRLVFNKFHSVVSFMPTTATVLSPEVVEREAESGGKLGDLDLYEIEGAETKGEVLQNLAEFQFSCVLFNAVLENACSEQGARMSAMDSSSRNAGEMLDRLTLAYNRTRQASITTELIEIISGASALTG